The following coding sequences are from one Schizosaccharomyces osmophilus chromosome 1, complete sequence window:
- the hip1 gene encoding histone H3.3-H4 chaperone, WD repeat protein, hira family Hip1, producing the protein MKIHKIPWLGHFDDRGHRLSIFSVHVHPDGSRIATGGLDGTVRIWSTEAIRLADGNEELKVHKQLCCMSTHTGTVTSVRFSPNGQYLASGSDDRVVIIWHKEDAIPGIGPTFGSNETHIENWRSYRRLLGHDNDIQDICWSYDSQLFVSVGLDSSIIVWNGTTFERLKRIEAHQSHVKGITFDPAGRYFATESDDRTIKVWRVSDFALEKTISEPFNNSPLSTYFRRPSWSPDGKHIAASNAMNGPVGCVSIIERGTWTSDINLIGHEGPVEVTSFNPKLFKDSNDKLVCILACGGQDRSLSIWTSATSRPMLNCQNVCQKSIGDVCWSPDGLSLYLCSYDGTLLACTFEELELGQMVSDEEIARTLAKYGHGRHGIVLPESSKQLSLEESVEAAKSLSKINNQEPNPLPSEIPSTPFKESEYGKPNSPSINIEAVPKVSNQSPKKAPSTEKATVETPIKNTQKVTITKDGKKRVAPQLLTTLQAVPSTSRLPSTQLQQSSAPHLPPQQFSQPVNSIPKGGVPILVVGAKQKLTEDPNTGEQIGTEESNAPNINAFQDFLPNAIERVTVMPTGELKIPSLKAVVVTSIDNLNRYTLEVKNGSSEKNPTRVVVLENGNTRWMDYLPRPVLLSTGSIHFWAVACDDASLHVYSLTGSRLLPPVMIDSKPVFLECNNNFLFCICSNGMAHAWDILNKKSLFNSCSLAPILDSATRLQSEEPHIVPHIISANISREGVPSISLSTGQTFVYSSLMLSWQRVSDPWWAFGSKHWDSNGLENKDRPLRFYEQQTNDALMEMGRGKFLHRMVEDFTHEEGYEDFERIMTINHLENRISSARLLSLNDEFLETSESYCKLLMQSGCWNKLEEFLDEVYTDTKTTSLLSGKELVARILVALRQLVQTDAEFERVNKTIQKYPTYSLL; encoded by the exons AtgaaaattcataaaatccCATGGTTAGGACATTTCG ACGATCGCGGGCATAGATTATCCATTTTTTCTGTTCACGTACACCCAGATGGATCAAGGATTGCTACTGGTGGATTAG ATGGCACCGTTCGAATATGGTCAACCGAAGCAATTCGTTTAGCGGACGGAAATGAGGAATTAAAAGTTCATAAGCAGCTTTGCTGTATGAGCACTCATACTGGTACTGTAACTTCAGTGCGTTTTAGTCCAAATGGGCAATATCTTGCTTCGGGAAGTGACGATCGCGTAGTAATAATCTGGCACAAGGAAGA TGCAATTCCTGGTATTGGTCCCACTTTTGGTTCCAATGAAACTCATATCGAAAATTGGCGCAGCTATCGTCGTCTTTTAGGGCATGATAACG ATATCCAAGACATTTGCTGGAGCTACGATAGTCAATTGTTCGTTAGTGTTGGTCTTGACAGCTCCATAATTGTTTGGAACGGAACGACATTTGAACGCctcaaaagaattgaagcACATCAAAGTCATGTAAAGGGAATTACCTTCGATCCAGCCGGGAGGTATTTTGCTACCGAAAGCGATGACCGTACAATAAAAGTTTGGCGTGTTAGCGACTTTGCTCTCGAAAAAACTATATCCGAACCGTTCAATAACTCTCCGCTGTCTACATATTTTAGAAGACCTTCATGGTCTCCAGATGGAAAACATATTGCTGCCTCTAATGCTATGAATGGACCTGTAGGATGTGTTTCGATCATTGAAAGAGGGACTTGGACCAGTGATATTAATTTGATAGGGCATGAAGGGCCTGTTGAGGTAACTTCTTTTAACCCGAAACTGTTTAAGGACAGTAATGACAAGCTCGTTTGCATTTTGGCTTGTGGTGGACAAGATCGTTCTTTAAGTATATGGACTAGCGCGACGTCAAGGCCAATGCTAAATTGCCAGAATGTTTGTCAAAAAAGCATCGGAGATGTCTGCTGGTCTCCTGATGGGTTGAGTCTGTATCTTTGCTCCTACGATGGTACACTTCTCGCCTGTACATTTGAGGAACTCGAACTTGGGCAGATGGTCAGTGATGAGGAGATTGCAAGGACTTTGGCAAAATATGGTCACGGTAGACATGGTATTGTTCTACCTGAATCTTCAAAACAACtatctttggaagaatcagTTGAAGCTGCTAAATCTCTAtccaaaataaataatcaaGAGCCTAATCCGCTACCCTCAGAAATTCCGTCAACtccttttaaagaaagtgAATATGGTAAACCTAATTCACCCTCAATCAATATTGAAGCAGTGCCTAAGGTATCGAATCAATCTCCTAAGAAGGCACCAAGTACTGAGAAAGCTACAGTTGAGACTCCAATAAAGAATACTCAGAAGGTTACGATTACAAAAGATGGAAAGAAACGCGTTGCTCCTCAACTGTTGACAACGTTACAAGCAGTCCCTAGTACATCACGTTTGCCGTCAACTCAATTACAACAAAGCAGTGCTCCTCATTTGCCTCCTCAGCAATTTTCTCAACCAGTGAACTCTATACCTAAAGGTGGTGTACCAATTCTAGTAGTTGGGGCTAAGCAAAAACTAACCGAAGATCCTAATACTGGTGAGCAGATTGGGACGGAAGAAAGTAATGCACCTAACATTAATGCCTTTCAGGACTTTCTTCCGAATGCTATAGAAAGAGTCACCGTCATGCCTACAGGTGAGCTTAAAATTCCTTCCTTGAAAGCCGTTGTGGTCACATCGATAGATAATCTAAATCGGTATACTTTGGAAGTTAAAAATGGAAGCAGTGAAAAAAATCCCACTCGTGTTGTGGTTTTAGAAAATGGTAATACAAGATGGATGGATTATCTGCCACGTCCAGTTCTATTATCTACCGGTAGCATACATTTTTGGGCAGTCGCCTGTGATGATGCGTCGTTGCATGTTTACTCCCTTACAGGATCAAGGCTACTTCCACCGGTTATGATTGATTCGAAACCGGTATTTTTAGAATGCAACAacaatttccttttttgcATCTGTTCCAACGGAATGGCCCACGCTTGGGATATtcttaataaaaaatctttatttaattcttgttctttAGCTCCTATTTTAGATTCCGCTACTCGATTACAGAGTGAAGAGCCTCATATAGTGCCACATATCATTTCAGCTAACATAAGTCGCGAAGGCGTTCCAAGCATTAGCTTATCAACTGGACAAACATTTGTGTACTCTAGCCTCATGCTTTCTTGGCAAAGAGTCAGTGATCCCTGGTGGGCGTTCGGCAGTAAGCACTGGGATTCTAATGGATTAGAGAATAAAGACAGACCCTTACGGTTTTATGAGCAACAAACAAACGACGCACTAATGGAGATGGGAAGAGGAAAATTTCTACACAGAATGGTAGAGGATTTTACGCACGAAGAGGGCTATGAAGactttgaaagaattatgACGATAAATCATTTGGAAAACAGAATCT